From the Dermacentor variabilis isolate Ectoservices chromosome 5, ASM5094787v1, whole genome shotgun sequence genome, the window cggcAGTAGCTCAATGCGGAAAAGCATCTGCCATATTTTACTTCATGCAGCAAACAGTTGAGTGAGCGCAGGCATCGGTAACGCACACATCATGCATTGTAATGACAAAAACTAGTTACATGAGTAGCAGCAGTTCCACAACTGCAGATGTAATATTACACAGTCACAATCTACAAGCAACCAATGTAAACttacggcaaaaaaaaacaaaaaaacaggatAATTTTTTACTGCTTTTCTGAATCCTTTACACTGACATATGTCAGTTTATCAAATTGATGAAGCCTGAATTTAATTGACTTTAGCCCTACAATTGACTTGCAACAAGTAAGACTGATAACGCAGTTGGGTCAGATGTGCCAATGTGTGCAGCTTTAGCGAACTTGTGCCAAGCTATTGTCATGCTTGATTAATGTCGTCAAACATATCTACAAGTTGCCATTGAGTCTGGCAATCTCTAGAAGAATGAGAAGCATGGCACCTCGCACCTAAACTGCACTGGACTATTTGAATAAAGTATGCACTATCCGTTAAAAAGCAGAAAGATGGCAATATGAATTATGAGGGCTAATGATGAAAGCCGATATTTTAGTTGCGTTAAGAGGGAGAGGTGAGGTTCAGGAGGCCATGTAATGCAGAGAGAAGATAACCAGCGGTTTAATGGAGTGGGATGCAGGATGGGAATAATTGAAAATAACTGTAAGAGACCTTTGCCATGCAGCGTACAGACAGAGCCCCTTCAGGCGCTGTGATCATTTGTCAAAAGCAAAAGGGTTGGAAAGTACATGGCTGAGTCATTGCTCTCGGTGTACAGTATGTCATCATGTAGCGGGCtcagttcttttgtttttcacaatgtttttCATCGGGCACATTTCTTTAAGTGGTTGGATAACATGCTTTCCAAGTATGCTAGAAATTAAATAATTCATCTTCTCATATCTGACATTCCTGTACAGAGAGTTCCCACATGGAGTCCATATTCTGTGAACCTGGCAAAACTCACTGAAGAATTGAAAACCCCTACTTTGTTCTGCAGCTAAACGCTTTTCACAACTCTGTGAACACTCAAGAAATGTGGTCAAAGTAGATTCTCAATGGGCATAATTAATTGGTGCATGAAGGACTGTAAAACTGACCTGCTGAATCACAAATGTACAGATAATGAGTGGAGCAGTTGAATTGAATTTACAGGGCAGGCAAGCGACAGCATCTCAGTGGCTACAACATGTTGCCACCGAGTACCACAGGTTGCATGTTCGAATCCCGGACTGCAGTCCAATATAACAGACACGTGAAAACACTTGTGCACTTATTACATGGACATGTAAAAAAAACATGCCGGTGGTCAAAATCTCGAGCCCTCTCAGAAGCTTCAGCTCACAGTGTGGCTTGGGCAACTGAACGCTCCTCCCCCATTTAATTATTAAATTAACGCTAAACATAACTATTAAGCAAAACTGTAAGGTTTCTGCAATACCAAACCAAACTGCTGGCGTCGCCGCCCTTGAGTAACAGCGCTAAAGTTCGCGGTGACGTCACGAGTTTTGACATTGTTCACGCGGGTCTAGTTACGTTGCTTATaggcaaaaaaattttttaaaagtggagggaggaaagaaaaaaggaacgagTACATAGCATTCTGGCAAACAGAAGGGTCAACCCAACCAGTTTGGAGAAGTTTGGCTGCGCCAAAATGGCTCATATGGAAGACGTACTTTAAAGTCATTGACGTCACACGGACGTGCCGGGGCAGAGATTTCGGCGCGAAATACAAGGCAGGGAAGGGGCACGTTGTTTTCGAGTAAAATCTTCTGCTTTGCTTTTTTTCCCGCGGAACTAATAAAAACAAGAATTTTGAAAAAGCACCTTACCATACTAAACCGATTTAGTAATCTTGTCCTTTCAAAAGCTCACGAGATCCTTATGTGTAGGTGCACCAGAGAGTGCATTTTTAGGAACTGTACAAGCGCAAGAAAACACGGACGAAAAAAGGTACACACACACATTCGCATGTGCGTGTGCCTTTTTTCGTCCGTGTTTTCCTCGCCCTTGTACAGTTCTTAAACACGGAGCACCAATGTGCCCAAACTGCCACATTGCTGAGCGTAAGTGCAGGAAGCGATTGGCTCTGAAAATTTGTTACCGCTGTAAGCGCGTCAAatgtggagagagagaaaaacatttcgGGCTCACACTTGTCAGGAATACCtcaaacgtcaaaaaaaaaaattaaaaaatccACCCTTGGGTCGCAGAATTTTCGCAGCCTTGGGGTGTAGTACTTTTTCAGGTGTTCCCATATCTCGAGTGTGGACCAACGTTCTCACAGAAAAACAACCGAAACGATGTCGGCAAGCTTCTGACAGCGCACCGCTAAGCTCCTGCAgatttttctttttataaaaaaaaatgagaaaaaaaggaaaacttctGCTCGGCACAGGTAATtcaataaaagagagagaaactgCCGCGCAGATGGTTTCAATCTCGAGAAAATCACCAGGAAATGTTCCCAAGCGGAAGCCAGTTGGTTAACGGTATCTCGACGAGCGACTAAAATCTGTTACACGTGCTCCTACCGATTCGGCTTCACGGGAAAGCAACGTCAGAATGCGACAGAAACAAttgaccctttctttttttttactattattgACATCATAAGTAGAAAACAACCCGTAAAGATAACAATGATGTTCCTGGTGGTTTGTTTACGCTAACGTCAAGTTCACGGGGAGCAATCTATTTTATTTGCggaaaaaattttgaaaattcgCCACTGCGCAGTCGCTCATATCTTACGTCGTTAACAGGGGGGACACAAAACGCAGACGTCAACACAAACCGATCGCGTATCTGTGTTGAAGATAAAAAGGGCGTATGCAAATTCAAGGTTACTGTGCTGGCACGAGGCACGTGccgcagtaaaaaagaaaaaaagaaagcgagagcgCGGGACCCACCGAGCCGTCAACAAACCCAGCAAACCCATTAAGGAGTTCCCAACAAACCCATCAACCGCAGCATGGCAACGGGATGATCGAGCAAACACGGCAACCAAGGAGGTTATATAAAACTTCACATATAACCTTGACGGCAACTCCCTACCACAATGTTTGAAGGCGGAAGTGCAGGCGAAGCCTGGGGACAAGAGATTTTTTTCGGCACGATTACGTCAGTAGGGACGTTGGACTCTGGGTTGTGGCTACGGTTAAGGGGCTCGCGATATGCTCGCTCCCAAATGTGACCGCCGCTACGGCGTCGTGGGCATAACGGCAATACCAGCTCTTTTCCTGGTTACGTGGTGGATCATTCACAGCGGGCTCTCACAGTCGTTCCGCTAGCCCAGTTTCTCAAAAGGGCGCTCGCCGCCTGAAGGAGAAAAGCAAAGCACACGTGACCCTTCCAGCCTTGATAAGTATACGCGAAGAAATGGGACGATTAATCCCGTGCGATCGCTGGCGACGGGTCACACCACGGGTAGACAATATCCAAAAGCGACGACACGTGGCTTTCCTGCGGAATTAATAGTCACCGGGAACACAattacacgcacgcacaaaaacaGCCAGCCTGTATCCTGTAAGCTGCCTGCGAGCGGAGCGATAAGGCGACCTTCACTAACCACGATGTCGTGTGAACTTTACAGCTCACGCACCACGTAAAAGACGCGTGGCTCGAATAAAACACACCGAACGGGCGAATATACAGGAGTCGAAAGGTACGAAACACGTTAAAGTGTTAGGAAAGCAGCGAATGCGACCTTACCCATGGCGATACCGAAGCAGGACGTCACAAGTAAACAAACAGTCCAGTGATGGTTAATCCTGAGTGTTTCGCACGGCACACGTCGACTTCTGCGCTCCATCTTCATTCGCTTCAGCCACGTTGACCAGCACACATCCAGAACCAGAGTCTGCACTCGGTCGTCGACACGAAGACGGGAATGGAAACAGCCGGACAGCCAAAATATCGCTCTCACGAGCGAGTCCTCACTTTGGCTTCAATCGTCGTCTCATTATAGCTATCGAAAGCCCATCTCTCCGCATAGACTACGTCGATTCACAATCGGCAGACACTCTTCGGCGAGATACAAACCTTGTCAACTTCATGACATATCACTTCGAACATCGGAGCACTTCCTTTAGTTCACTTAGGCTAACACTGTCGCACGCAGTAACAAAATACACAGTCCCAATATGGCGGACCTTTTTGCGCCTCCGGAACAAGTACCCGGATGAACGGCcttcttttttagtttttttatcTGAACGACACATCGTGTTTTGCTCCGTACGTCCGTACGGAATGGATAAGGAGTAAACTAAACGCACCGAGATGTCGCGTACGCTTGTCTCTCAGCGAGCGATTTTTTTTAATGATACGCGGAAAGTAACAAAAACTGCAACAACTTGACGTTTCCGGTGTGTGATGTTTATTTTAGCAGCATGCTCCGTGGGGGGTAACAGACAGACCAGCGGGCCGGCCTCCCCTCCCCGCCCCAACCTTAACTTGAACGATTTTCTCCTGCGTAAATCTGCCATTGCTGCTACAAATGACAAATGCCGATTACGGTTCTGGATCATCGAACGCCGCCGGTGTTGAAGAAAGCCATGTAAATGATATCACACCCTCATGTGCGCCTAGTTCTTCATTTTAGATTAAGACAATCACGTTCGCCCGACCGAGTTCATTTGCTTAAGCAGCTCGGTTGTTGCTGCAGTTATACAATAAGCTATCAAATTTCTGATAGATAGAGCGCTTTGCAACCTGCTCTTAACGACCCACcgcctttgttttattttttacaggCTTCGAATCTCTCGCACTAACTCTCTCATCCCTTTCTCTCCACTTGCCAGAGCCTCCATTAGTTTACGCTGTTCCCGTTGTCGCTTGCACCCAAAGGTCGTCGTATATAACACTAAAATTCTCAGTAAAACAATCATTTTAAATCATCAGTTGCGTTTATACGACAGTAAAAGATGATTTTCTTAGCTAGTAATCACTTATATTCAGTTTAAATTTAAAAAGGGGGAGTGACAGCGCTTTACCGACTCTACGCAAGTCGGCGATTCCCAGAAtcgcgagaaaaaagaaattcgtAAAGATAGAAACTGGCGGCCTCCTATTGGTGCGTTCTGACATCATTCCTGCAGCGCTCGCCATTGGCTGATCAACATGATGTCAGGTCTAAGAATACGCAGGCGCGCATAAAAGCGAACAACGTGCGCTTAGCGCGTCATTTTGTCGCTCGTTGGTGCTGTTCGCGCGTCGGTCAGTGGTCTGCCGTGCCGCAACAAGTGCGCCAAAGTAAGCCGGGTTTTGATCGTGGTGTAATATAGGGCACATGATTGTGGGTTGTTTTTGTTTACTGTTGCGCAATTCGGACTCAATTGACAGTTGGCGCTTGCGGTTCTGTTTTTTCTCGCAGGTGACGATTGCTCGCGCTTAGCGCCCAACCCCTTCGGCACAAACCGCCCGGCTCGCAACGGGTTTGGAAGGGTTGCAGTTCACTCCAACTGGTAAGTGAGAGAAGTGCACACTGCTTGCGTGCTTCACCACCTTGATCGCTTCCGACGTGTAGAACGCGCACCCAAACTTAaatctttgttttcttttattcctgAATTTGTGTAGTTTCTCAGCCTGGAAACTTATACGACCTCTTTACAACATTCACTTGCATGatgtttcctattttttttttttcgcaggcgaGACAAATCCTACAATGCTTAGTATGTGGTCCGTGACTGGGATGGCGAAGAACCACCACTGCGTCAGTGTAGTCTACAGGGATACGACCCAGGCAGACTACGACGTCTCGGGCGAAACATTCAACAACTCATCAACAAGGCATGCCAGCGCAAGCAGCAATCATCTTGACACAGGTGAGCACGCCTCTACTCGACTAACATATGCCAGTGTATGCAGACATCAACAGGAGTCGAGAGCTTTTGTGAGATCAAACATTCGAAACTGCTGTTTCAGCTGCCTTGATCCATCTGTTCACATTTTTGAGGAATTTGTAACATATTGAGACATTGTCTGCTTTGGCCAATGTGCACGTCTGCAATTTTTGGCTGGCGTGTGCTGTGTAGCAAATTAATGCACCCAATTTATCACATGCTTTCACTTACTGCATTTACCAGCTGCAGAAGAACTATAGAaattaagttttttatatgaagtagtTAATTCAAAGCATCTGTCTGAATAGTGGCTTGATCATGGCTTGCTGTAGGCTGCACTGCTAAAGCCACACCCTTGCTCTTATTTCATTTAAAATTGTTTGAGCAAGACACAGCAACATGATCATTACGCAGAACAAGTGCCTTCGTCCTGTTTCTAGCACATTGTGAATCTTAAGTTGGCTAGCCACAAGTGGATTAACTTGTGATACAGTCAGCACAAGAGCTGCGTGACTCATGAGTGTGCTACTTTTGTTCTTATGATGCAGGTGATTCCTCATTTTTCTTCGATGACCTAACAAAGCCACATGTAGGCAGCAGCAACCTCAAGGAGTCTGCTGTGCCGCCCTATGTTCCAATGGATGACGTGTTTCTTTTCGATCTTCCTCACTTGGAATCCTTGCCGACAGACTTGCCTTCGCCAACCCGGATGTACAACGGTCTGCCGCAGGAGAAAGTGCTCACGCCACTCGACAAGCCTACCACTGAGGCAGCCCTGCCAGGCCAAGCGTATTCCCCAGCCACAATGGATATGTGGGAACAGAACGAGACCTTCCAGGACCTGTCTGAATTGATACAGGAGGTAGGTGTCAGTCACTGCTAGCTTCGAGAACGTGTTCTTCATCTTTAATATTATTGTACAAGCTTGAGGGCTTCGGTGGCATTTTCCTGGGTGTAATTTAATGCAAGAAACATGTAAGCTGCAAAATGGGGGGCCACCGTATTTGATTGCTCTGTTGAGCAATCGTCTGCCGTCGGCGAGTTGAGGTGGAGTCTACGTGCATGAATGCTTTCAGGCAGATTGTGCGATGGGCACAGTCTACGTACTTGTTTGTAACATTCCCATGGATGCTTCTCACAACCTTTTTTTGCCCTTGCAGGGAAAGTCAACAGCTGTTCTGCCGCCTGTGTCAAGCCAGTCGTGCTACACCCTGCCATCGCACTCGAGTCACCGGGTtccaagcagcagcagtgatgcCCTATCTGCACCTTCTAGCAGCTGCAACAGCAGTCCCAGCCCAGCGAGCCAGACAACCTGGCAGCTGCAGCCGCCGCCCCCAGTGCCACCGCCTGCGTCGACGGCTACCACCACTACTGTGTCCGTAAAGCGGTCCATCAGCCCTCTCGATGAACCGGGCCCTTCTCATGCAAGCGGACGCTGCTCCCCCAAGCTGCAGAAGCTTGAGGAGCCGGCTCAGCCCCGGTATTCAG encodes:
- the LOC142583213 gene encoding uncharacterized protein LOC142583213 isoform X2; this encodes MLSMWSVTGMAKNHHCVSVVYRDTTQADYDVSGETFNNSSTRHASASSNHLDTDLPSPTRMYNGLPQEKVLTPLDKPTTEAALPGQAYSPATMDMWEQNETFQDLSELIQEGKSTAVLPPVSSQSCYTLPSHSSHRVPSSSSDALSAPSSSCNSSPSPASQTTWQLQPPPPVPPPASTATTTTVSVKRSISPLDEPGPSHASGRCSPKLQKLEEPAQPRYSEMRVKNNMASRRSRMTRKEKELEMEKRASELEQENEILRIKVKNLEELTDRLKKHLINSIVKK
- the LOC142583213 gene encoding uncharacterized protein LOC142583213 isoform X1, whose product is MLSMWSVTGMAKNHHCVSVVYRDTTQADYDVSGETFNNSSTRHASASSNHLDTGDSSFFFDDLTKPHVGSSNLKESAVPPYVPMDDVFLFDLPHLESLPTDLPSPTRMYNGLPQEKVLTPLDKPTTEAALPGQAYSPATMDMWEQNETFQDLSELIQEGKSTAVLPPVSSQSCYTLPSHSSHRVPSSSSDALSAPSSSCNSSPSPASQTTWQLQPPPPVPPPASTATTTTVSVKRSISPLDEPGPSHASGRCSPKLQKLEEPAQPRYSEMRVKNNMASRRSRMTRKEKELEMEKRASELEQENEILRIKVKNLEELTDRLKKHLINSIVKK